In the Streptomyces coeruleoprunus genome, AGCCCTACTACCGGGACCTGACGGGGGACGGCAAGGACGAGCTGATCCTCGCCATCACCATGCCGGAGCAGTCGGTGGCCCTGCGCTGCTACATGCCGGAGGGCGGCGGGCTGACCCGGATCATGTCGACCGCCGAGCAGGTCGTCAGCGTGGATCTGGCGGGCAAGGACCTGATCGTACGGGTGGTGTCGGCGGGCATCCCGGGCTACGAGTACCGCACGGCGTGGTCGTGGGACGCGCAGCAGCGGACGATGCTGCCGACGCGGGACGAGATCATCCGCGTGAAGCCGGCCCCGCCGGCGTCGCCCTCGCCGTCGGCGCATCCCCAGCCGCGGGAGAGCGCGCCGCAGATGAGCGCGCCGCAGGAGAGTGTGGAATGAGCAGGGAGCCATCGGCGGGCGAGGACCGTACGTTCCCCGGGAGGCCGCACGCGCCTGCCCGGCCGCGCCGCGTCCAGGGACTCCTCCCGCCCCGGCCGCGCAGGCCCCGCCTGCCCGCCTGGACGGCGACCCTCACCTGGAAGGCCGCGTGCTTCATCACGTTCATGTGCTGTGCGCTGGCGGCGCTGCTGGGCGCGCTGGTGCACGTATCGGTGACCCGGCAGACCGTGGACACGGCGCGGGAGAAGGCGCTGTCCCGGCTGGAGGACGTGACGCGGGCGTACGAGGCGGGCGATCCGCTGCCGCCGTTCGCGGGCGTGGACCCGGTCGGCCTGCCGAAGTCGCTGCGGGACCTGGCGACGCGGGGCAGCCGGGGCACGATGGTGGCGGACTACGAGGGGCGGCCCACGATGTGGGCGGCGGGTCCGGCGGACGGGCGGGCGCTTGCCGTGCGCGTGGACTACTCGTTGAGCGCCCGGACGATCAGCGGCCTGGACCAGGCGATCCTGGGCTCGGCGGTGCTGGCGATCGGGGCGACGCTGCTGGTCGGCTCGTTCGCGGTGACCCGGGTGACGCGGCGGCTGCATCTGACGGCGCAGGTGGCGCGGCGGATCAGCGCGGGCGATCTGGACGCGCGGGTCAACGATCCGCGCACGAAGGACCCGTCGCGGCCGGAGGACGAGGTGGCGACGGTGTCGGGGGCGCTGGACACGATGGCGTCGTCGCTGCAGGGCAAGCTGCTGAGCGAGCAGCGGTTCACCGCGGACGTGGCGCACGAGCTGCGGACACCGTTGACGGGGCTTTCGGCGGCGGCGGAGCTGCTGCCGCCGGGCCGGCCGTCGGAGCTGGTGCAGGACCGGGTGCGGGCGATGCGGGCGCTGACGGAGGATCTGCTGGAGATCTCGCGGCTGGACACGCGCAGCGAGACGGTGGACCTGGACGTGTACGCGCTGGGTCCGCTGGCCGAGCGCGTGGTGCGGGCCTCCGGGACGGAGACGGCGGTGCGGATCGTGCGGGACGCGCAGGTCGAGACCGACCGGCGGCGGCTGGAGCGGGTGCTGGGCAATCTGCTGGCCAACGCGCACCGGCACGGCGAAGCGCCGGTCGAACTGACCGTGGACGGACCGGTGGTGACCGTCCGTGACCACGGTGCGGGGTATCCGGACTATCTGCTGGAGCACGGGCCGCAGCGGTTCCGCACGGAGAGCGGCAGCAAGGGGCACGGGCTGGGGCTGACCATCGCGAAGGGCCAGGCGTCGGTGATCGGCGCGGAGCTGGTCTTCGCCAACGCCCCGGACGGCGGGGCGGAGGCCCGGCTGACGCTTCCGGAGTACGTGGAGCTCGGCGGCGAGGAGGAGCGGGACGCGGCGGCACCGTGACCCGCGTCCGGCCGCGCCATGACATCACCATGACATAAGGGACATAACGCCCACGTCTTGCTACGTTGCGGTCCATGACCGCGACCACGCCGGACCCTCCGCCGCCGCCCCGCGTGCGCCTTCCGAGACGGCGTGGTGTCGAGCTGTCGCTCCTCCTGTGCGCCGTCGTCTTCTCCGTCTACGGCTACGCCGACGTCGGGCTCGCCCACAGCGGCGCCGTCCCCCCGGACGTCGCCGGCTACGGCGCGGGCCTCGGGCTCCTCGCACTGCTGGCGCACCTGGCAGTCCGGGTGCGCGCCCCGTACGCCGACCCGCTGCTCCTGCCGATCGCGGTCCTCCTCAACGGCCTCGGCCTCGTCCTGATCTACCGCCTCGACCTGGAGACGCCCGCCGACCGGGCGGCGCCCACGCAGCTCGTCTGGTCCGCGGTCGGGGTGGCGCTGTTCGCGGTCGTCGTGGTGTGCCTGCACGACCATCGGCTCCTCCAGCGGTACGCGTACGTGTCCGTGGCCGCGGCCCTCGCGCTGCTCAGCGCGCCGATCTTCTTCCCCGCCGTGAACGGGGCGAAGATCTGGATCCGGATCGGCGGACTGTCCTTCCAGCCCGGCGAGTTCGCCAAGGTCCTGCTCGCGGTGTTCTTCGCCGCGTACCTCGCCGCCAACCGCACGGCCCTCGCGCACACCGGGCGGCGGATGTGGGGGCTGCGGCTCCCGGCCGGCCGTGTCCTCGGGCCGATCGTGGCGATCTGGCTGCTCAGCGTGGGCGTGCTGATCCTGGAGCGGGACCTCGGCACGTCGCTGCTGTTCTTCGGGCTGTTCGTGATCCTGCTGTACGTGGCGACGGGGCGGACCGGCTGGATCGCGGTCGGCATGGTGCTCGCCGGGATCGGCGCGTTCGTGGTCGGCTCGCTCGAACCGCACGTCAACGGCCGCGTCGAGGACTGGCTGCACCCGTTCGCGTCGATCGAGGCGGGGCGGGGCCCGGGGCAGCTCGCGCAGTCGCTGTTCGCGTTCGCCGCCGGCGGGATGTTCGGCGTGGGGCTCGGACTCGGGCACTCGACGCTCATCGGGTTCGCCGCCAAGTCCGACTTCATCCTGGCCACCGCGGGCGAGGAGCTGGGCCTGGTCGGGCTGACGGCGATCTTCCTGCTGTACGCGCTGCTCGTCGGCCGCGGCTACCGCTCCGGCCTGGCCCTGCGCGACGCGTTCGGCCGGCTC is a window encoding:
- a CDS encoding HAMP domain-containing sensor histidine kinase, whose translation is MSREPSAGEDRTFPGRPHAPARPRRVQGLLPPRPRRPRLPAWTATLTWKAACFITFMCCALAALLGALVHVSVTRQTVDTAREKALSRLEDVTRAYEAGDPLPPFAGVDPVGLPKSLRDLATRGSRGTMVADYEGRPTMWAAGPADGRALAVRVDYSLSARTISGLDQAILGSAVLAIGATLLVGSFAVTRVTRRLHLTAQVARRISAGDLDARVNDPRTKDPSRPEDEVATVSGALDTMASSLQGKLLSEQRFTADVAHELRTPLTGLSAAAELLPPGRPSELVQDRVRAMRALTEDLLEISRLDTRSETVDLDVYALGPLAERVVRASGTETAVRIVRDAQVETDRRRLERVLGNLLANAHRHGEAPVELTVDGPVVTVRDHGAGYPDYLLEHGPQRFRTESGSKGHGLGLTIAKGQASVIGAELVFANAPDGGAEARLTLPEYVELGGEEERDAAAP
- a CDS encoding FtsW/RodA/SpoVE family cell cycle protein, which encodes MTATTPDPPPPPRVRLPRRRGVELSLLLCAVVFSVYGYADVGLAHSGAVPPDVAGYGAGLGLLALLAHLAVRVRAPYADPLLLPIAVLLNGLGLVLIYRLDLETPADRAAPTQLVWSAVGVALFAVVVVCLHDHRLLQRYAYVSVAAALALLSAPIFFPAVNGAKIWIRIGGLSFQPGEFAKVLLAVFFAAYLAANRTALAHTGRRMWGLRLPAGRVLGPIVAIWLLSVGVLILERDLGTSLLFFGLFVILLYVATGRTGWIAVGMVLAGIGAFVVGSLEPHVNGRVEDWLHPFASIEAGRGPGQLAQSLFAFAAGGMFGVGLGLGHSTLIGFAAKSDFILATAGEELGLVGLTAIFLLYALLVGRGYRSGLALRDAFGRLLAIGLASILALQVFVIAGGVMGLIPLTGMAMPFLAQGGSSVVTNWIIVALLIRLSDSARAPAPPPDTLGIDTLTTPLPQREEAR